One Aegilops tauschii subsp. strangulata cultivar AL8/78 chromosome 2, Aet v6.0, whole genome shotgun sequence genomic window, TGTCATACCCTTCTATTATATGTCAATCTAAGTAGAGTATTATATTTGTGCAAGCAATTTGGTCATGTTTTGTAAACTAAACTGACTTCTGACTGCTTAGTGGATCCTGGTAGTATTCTGTTTTATTATTTAGTTGCTAGCTGTTCTTTGATTTTATATTTTCATACTGTTGCACTAATACTTTGAAAACATATTTATCTCTGGTTGTCTTAGCTTTTAATCCTCCCCCCTACTACCTATCATTTTTCAGTTGGAAACATGCTACATCTTATAGTTGAAGCCTGTATTTCGAGGAATTTGATTGACACAACTGCTTACTTGTGGCCTGGTTATGTTGTACTACCGGGGCATTCAAAGAATACATCTTTACCCCAGGAATCGCCATGGGTAAACTTTATGCAAGGAGCTCCACTATCTGATCCACTGAAAAATGCTCTCATTGCTACTCCTGCTTCAAGGTATATGGAGCTAAATCTGGAACCAAAATAGAAATTTTAGAGGCTAGCATTGAATTGAACAGTTTTTTTCCACTCCACCGAGTATTTTAAAGCAGTTTTCTTTCTGTACTCTGCATCTTTGCTGCAAAGCAAAGTTAAAACACATTTCTTCAATATTATTCTACCAGGAATCTCCATTTTTTAAAGTTAGTTTCTTAGTTCATTATACTTCTCAATTCACCCCTGCTCTTCCCTGGTCCTACTTATCTGTATGTCATGTTCTTTGATTTGTAGTTCTGTTTTGTCTATTCAGTGTTGCAGAACTGGATAAACTGTACCACATCGCATTGAATGGTTCAGAACAAGAAAAGTCAGCTGCAGCTAAAATTGTGTGCGGTGCATCACTTGTGCGGGGTTGGAATATTCAGGTAATTTACTTTTATTTATTGTTAAGAGTTCCCAACATGCTTACATTGCCAATTTGCCATGAAAATTACAAGTTCATAATAACTAATCAAATTCCTTAAGGTCTTGTTAAAATATTTAGTGATTTTTCGCGAGTTGATCTCCACAACAGTATACAGAGTAATATTGAGTTGACTTGTGCATGCTTTCCAAATCCACTATTTACTTTATGCTGATTCTGGTAAAAATCATATCTTAAGCAAATAGTTCAGAAAATGGCCCCAAACTTCATGGCTCTAGTACATATTTCTTTGCTGTATTAGAAAAAGCAAGGCTAGCCTATATTTCTGAATATAGGTCAAGTTTATGTTTTCAGCATAGAAATATTCTGAACTGCACATTTTTCTAATTTGCTACGTCGTTGAAGCTTTTTGTTACTTactagatacatccgtttgagTGTCATCTAATTCCGGACAGGGGGAGTAGTTTTCTGGGGCTACTCTTGTGAGCACACGGAAATGGGTCTGAAAATTCTATCTGGCAACTTTTCCTTTAAAACATCTTATTTATATTGTACATGTTTTCTTCAGGAACATGTCGTCCGCATGGTGGTCAAGTTATTGTCGCCTCCTTTGCCCTCAGATTCTTCATTACAGGGGAGCATGAGCCACTACCTTAGTCAGAAGTCTACCTTAAATGCAATCTTACTTGGTGTCTCATATGTCGATGCTGTCCACATTTTTTCTTTGTATGGAATGGTAAGCAATGCACTGTCTGCTTGACTGTAATATTCTTGCAATAATCCATTGTTAACATATTTAGTTGGTGGCGGAGTCTGTATTTTCTGTCCAGAGCGCACCGTAAAAATAtgttcttttttttgtttgtctTGAAAGTAGAAAAAGAAGTGTGTTCATCAGTAGTCAGAAGGGCAATTTGCTGGTGCCCAGGGGAACTGGCATCTCCATTTGCTAAAGCCTAACTACATTGTTTAGCAAATTCCAAAAGCTTGAACAACGCCTCAGTGTCACATTTTGTCACTGATACAAAAAAGAAGACAAGTTTACCCTTATAGTGCATGTGGATATAATTGATGTCCGCATGCAATATCTTGGTTCCTGTTCTTGTGTTATTTTCAAAGTTGGCACCTCATATGCCTATCAGCCCTTCTTTAAGATGCTTTGATGGCAAATCCATGTTCTTACCACTTTTCTGGCATATCTGTTCTAAGACTTGATGGCTGAAGTAGCTCTGTAGGTTTTGAGATGCACCACATAAATTTGTGTGCCCCTGGATTAGTTTCTTGATGTATATTGTTATGGCCATACCCCACTATGTACTAAAGCTTTAATATTGGTACGCTACTTACTGTCAGCACTGTGATAACCCATAATGCTGCATTCTACTCCCTCCACTTTTCATGTGCTCTAGAATAATGTTGTGTGCAGTCTATATGTTTGTGCTGTTTATTAGTTCACAATATAATAACCTTTTGTCATACAGGTTCCAGATGTTGCCGCCAGTCCATCGCTGATGTGGAGGCCAGATCACAACCATTTATCAAGGGGCAACCATTTGACCACATTGCGCACGAGAATCTAGAACACTCATTTGCGTTAAGGGATCACAATGCACCCGAGTTTGGCTGGTTGCCAGAGTATGTTGAGTTGTGCACGGCTAAATTTCGtgtagagcatctccagccgcgcccccaacaggcccctcCCCCCGGCCACTTTTTCGGCGCCAGCGCAAAGATACGCCTCAGTCGCGCCCTCAGGACGACGAAAAGCACCGGTTCGGCCCTTTTTTCCGCTCGGCGGTctcaggccgaacccggcgcactggggggcgatcgggggctccggcgcaagggaaaagcgcagctggcccacaccgtcaggtgaaaagtcaagattttcttctccgactcgcctcccaccccccgcgccctcggccgccactagctatatcccggcgccgcccgcaacccttcaccgctagatagccattccccgccggaaaaatagcagagagggggaggggcgccAAGCGACCGACTCTTTAGGTTTAGGTCATCTCCTTTCGCTCAAAGCCATCCAAGCATTTTGTATCCATGATATGCTTTGTGAGAAGCAAGGAGCACTACGTCATAATGGAATGGATTATGCCACCACCAACAAGAGACTTGGGAGTGCAACCCTCGCCCAACCCTAAACCAGTTTCCAACATTCTTTGCTCCGATCCATATTACGCGAGCTTTGCTACGACTATGGACAAAACTTACGGATAAAACGCTACTCCCTCTAGTtctttttactccgcatattagatttggaTCAAGTCAAATTTTGCAAAGTTTGACTAAATTTATTTTAAACAATATCAACAACTACAATACCTAATATATGaactatgaaactacatttcataatgtatctaacaatattgattcgcattgtgaatgttgattttattataagtttggtcaaagtagagatactttgacttcgaacaaaacttatatgcagactaaaaaagACCGGAGAGAGTACTATgttgatgtggcacgcagtaatTACCCTCCCCCAAGTTGGAATCATTTTTTGCGATAAAGGGCGCTCTTTATTGACTCATAATATTGCATCAAGCGGATACAAACACAACAATCACACACCCGGCCTCCGCACAACTAGGACGCACACaaccaaaaaagaaagaaagaaaaggaccCATAGGGGTCAAGGCGAGGCGAACAATTCACTGTAGCAAAACATCAACTACTAGCACTGCCTTTGACGACACCCGAACGACGAGAAGGTTACCCTAACAACGATACCTTCAGCAAGGAAGTGATGCATGAACATCGTCATTGCCGGATCGAACTACACATGCCAGATCATGGGTTTTCGTCCAGAAGAGAATGACCGAATATTCTCCAGTCAGTACTTTCAACAAGGGAGCGTAAACCGCCACTGCCAGGTACAACCAATGAAGGCCAGACCTAGGGTTTCACATCGGAACTCGAGACATGGTATTCACCACCATAGACGAAGTCCTCTATGCTGCCGTCACCAACTTGCCAGGGAAAAAGTCATGCTGCAATGTCCCAATCAACACTAGAATTGCGGATCAAAGTGAACACCACATATCGCGCATTTGCTGAGATGGCAGATCTGACCATGCAGATAATGACCTCACATGCTAGCACCTAACATCGATGTGGGGAACACCGCGACCATCACTGAAGCACGATAGATATCTAGTGAAGAAGGATCGTCGTGAGGGCGGAGGCATAGTGTAGCCTGGCATGCGAATCTCGATGGCCAAGTCGAGCTAGCCAAGATTCGTCTAACCAACACCTGACCAAGACCTGACGTGGATCGCCGCCCAAACGTCCACCAATGGTGGTAAGCATCCAGAGACACGACGTGGATTGCCTCCCAAACACGCACCAGTGGTGGCACACGTACCGAAAGCCACAGAGCGGACCAGAACTATATTCAGCCATCTGGTTCCTCTTCCTCCCCGTGTtcgtcccatcacttgtaagtgggtctatAAGATTAAGACTCCctctgatggttctcttgagcgttaTAAAGCTCGTTTTGTGGCTTGTGGCTTTCAGCATGAGCATGATCGTGATTACGATGATACATTTTCTCCTGTAGCCCATATGACCACTGTCGGCACACTTCTCGGCATGGCCTCTGTTCACCATTGGTATGTgtctcagcttgatgttaagaatgcaTTTCTTAATGTTGAGTTGCGTGAGGAGGTTTATATGAAACCACCACCAAGGTATTCAGTTCTTGATGTCATGATTTGTCGTGTCCGTTGCTCtttctatggccttaagcaagctgCCCGCTCTCggtttgagcgttttgcctcTGTGGTGACTGCGGCTGGTTTTTTGCCCAGTGCTCATGATCCAACGTTGTTTGTCCACCCTTTTTGCTCGTGGTTGCACTCTTCTTcttctatatgttgatgacatgatcatcatTGACGACAATTCTGAGTACATTGCCTTTGTCAAGGCCCGTCTCAGTGAGCAGttactttcttgggattgagaTTTCCTCCACCTCTTATGACTTTTTTATTTCCCAAGAAATGTATATCCAAGATCTTCTTGCTCGTGCGGATCTTAGTGATGAGCGCAGTGTTGAGACTCTcatggagctcaatgttcaccttCATGCTTCTAATGGTGAGCCCTTGTCTGATCCAATGCGTTATCGTCATCTTGTTGAGAGTCTTTTCTATCTTGCCGTCACTCGTCCAGATATCTCCTATCCTGTCCATACTAGTATGTATACACGTGCAATGCACGTCTTAACAGTATTGTTCCTAGGATTCTTGTAAAAAAAAAAAGTATATAGTACTTTGCAGTGAACTCAGAGCAAACAACAATATTACTGGTGTATGCATGCAGAAATGTAATAGAAAAATTGGTAATTGGCATGATACAATGCATGTGGCCTAGTGACAGCCAGAACATTCCTTAGGGAAAAAGATGTATGTGGTGGAACCCACAAATTGTTTGCTTTTGTTTCTGCTCCCAGATCATACATCTCTCGTACTCAGCCAAGGGCGGAGCCAGAATTTAGATATGAGGGCCGgaaaggagggggggggggggggggggtggtgttCACAAATGTTACGGAACATCGTGATATGTTAAGTCTCTCGATAGATTTGATGACAAATCGTCAAAATATATTCTGAAACTACAAAAGAGTGTTACATACGTGTTAACTTAAATTGAGTTCTACAACCTAGTTGATACTGTGAACTTTATAACTAATTTTCTTTACAATCATGTAATATCAAAGAAAGTTGTGTTCATTCTATTTCAAAAACATGTTGAAGACAATTAGAAGAAAATAAAAGCAATTAGCATTTAACATAAGTGTTTTTACCACTGTCAATTTTTCCGTGCGATAATTTTTGCCATGGATTATAAAGTGATGATTTTCTGCTAATGAAATCTCTATTGTGATGGTCTTTTACATTTCACTCGGCTGCAGTGGAAAACTGCCTAGTAGTCCAGCCGAACACGCACGTAGATCGATCGATCACATTGTCCAGATTGTTCAAGGGCAAAACAATAGTTAGCCACACCATGTATAGGCTACTGGACTTTGGTCTTGTGTACaggctaagagcatctccaaccgcGCCCCAAcacgcccccctccccccccaagCGATTTTTTAGCGCCGGCGGGCGAAAATTGGCATAGTCGCGTCCCAGGAGCCCGTTCTTCACTGGATTGGGTCGAAATTGGGGCCGGCGGatccaggccgaacccggcgcgctgggggccGCCTGGGAGCGCCGGGGCGAGCGATTTTGGCGCGAACTAACTGCGGGCCCGCCGCGTCAGCGATTGTCGCCTCGTCGTCCTCACAacgcctcggtttcccgcggggaatcaatgccaaggcttccgccggtcagccttccattgattcctcacggcCGGCGCTTCCTCACGGCCGGCGCGGCGACGCCCCCCTCCCGCCACGCGTACACTCGATGCCCGGCTATAAAAAACGCCTCCCCCTCGCCTCTGGCCCAACCCCGCCGTGCTCTGCCTCTCTCTCCCCGTGCGCACCCGCCGCCGACGATCCTCCCCTCTCTCCCCAAGCCCAGCATCGACGATGGACGAGCGATTCCTCGACGACGCGGCGGTGGCCAACGGCTTTGGCCGACGCTCGCTGCACGTGTGGGGGGCGTACCTTCTCTTCGAGGCGAACATCCCGGCGCCGCCCGACATGCGCGCAGGGCCGGGAGGGTGGAGGCTCAGCGCCGGTGGCGTCCCCATTCCCCCGGTGCCCGACGTCAACGCGCGCAccgactacttcgccgacgaGGTCGACCGCGTGCGGGCGTTGCTGACGAAGGAGCAGCGCGCCCTCCCGcagtacgccgccgacaaccacgAGGCGTGGGCGGCGTACTTTCAGCACCGGCAGGAGCGGCGGCTGGCCTCCATCAACGGGGTGCCGGTGGTGGGGGCGTCATGAACAGCGAGGGGCGCCGCCTGTGGTGGGGCGCCCCCGGCCGCACGCTGCACGAGGTTCTCCAgcacctcgagggcggcaacgaCCCGCCGCTGACATACCTTGCCGCGGCCGCCGCCCCGGTCTCCCACCGGAGCGCCGGGCAATGGATGCCCAGGAGGTTcggctcctcctcgtcctcctcctcccgctcctcctcccgctcctcttCCCACTCGTCCGGCTCGCCGGCAGTGTtcggcgtcaaggccgagcccgcagcggagacgccgctcggtcggcgcacccgcagcgccggcatcgtcatcaacgagggcggcgggcgcgcctcctcctcggctcCTCCCCGCTATGTCAAAccgaagacggagccggggctcgccGCCGTGAATACGGAGCCGGGCTCGACGGCGGCGTGAAGGAGGAGCTCGACGACGCGGTGGCCTTGAAGTGGGCGCGCGAAGACCGGGCACGGACGGAGCTGCAACGCTAGTGCCGCGCCTACGAGCAGTTCGCTGCTCGGCGCCGTGGCCGCGACGAGGGAGGCGTCGTCCTCGatgacgacagcgacgacgacacgccgccgccgccgggcagGGGTCCAGCAAGGGCGGCCGCGTCAAGGAGGAGAAGAACGACGAGGACGATGACGGCGACGTCGGCAATTTCGCCGCGCTCTGCGCGTTCTTCGGCCCGTAGTTGTAGTGCAGCCGTTTTTTTACTAAACTTTGTTATTATGTAATGTCGTGTTCACCAAACTTTAGCCGAGTCTTTGTCCAATTTGCGAAACTTTAGCCGAATTCCTTTAAAAAAAACCACCTTCTGGGGG contains:
- the LOC120974919 gene encoding mediator of RNA polymerase II transcription subunit 33A-like, coding for MSKTAQAINEASWQETFKALWISALRLVQRAREPLEGPIPHLDTRLCMLLALIPLAIAAILKEETDACGAEGNKSLPRRLGLVSSLQDLVQYSGLLVPPSSLVNVANAAASKAAIFRANCKVVGGNPSMIGQSHSSTKAVGNMLHLIVEACISRNLIDTTAYLWPGYVVLPGHSKNTSLPQESPWVNFMQGAPLSDPLKNALIATPASSVAELDKLYHIALNGSEQEKSAAAKIVCGASLVRGWNIQEHVVRMVVKLLSPPLPSDSSLQGSMSHYLSQKSTLNAILLGVSYVDAVHIFSLYGMVPDVAASPSLMWRPDHNHLSRGNHLTTLRTRI